The following are encoded in a window of Ruminiclostridium herbifermentans genomic DNA:
- the hemZ gene encoding coproporphyrinogen dehydrogenase HemZ gives MLFYRNECSSVNYEFEDIIKLFFLPDEIKLLDEPREKCSGAFILCSKIESDGIECIKLRLKDGEFDEVISLPCNNVFESEDRQQLKSFKRIFKRKLFSLLTLYTGKTIPWGVLTGIRPTKLVNEFIDNGMGKDDIISTLKNDYFVTDNKAKLLYEVAENQRDLFLNSKENSISLYIGIPFCPTRCLYCSFSSSTIGQYKKTVDLYVETLLKEIKHTGELIKDCNYYIENIYIGGGTPTSLQAYQLSRLLEGIEEYLDLADLKEYTVEAGRPDTIDADKLKVIKESLASRISINPQTMNSVTLEKIGRKHSPEDIEKAFYMARDLGFDNINMDIICGLPGEDVAMFRETLEKIKPMKPDSLTVHTMSIKRASRLTEEREKYNLEAQYRQVSEMVDISEEYAKEMGLSPYYLYRQKNILGNLENVGYSRKNKECLYNIQIMEERQSIFACGAGAASKFVFPQNRIERAYNVKTVEEYIGRVDEMIERKAKLCNQLKNNKY, from the coding sequence ATGTTATTTTATAGAAATGAATGCAGCAGTGTTAACTATGAATTTGAAGATATTATAAAATTGTTTTTTTTACCTGATGAAATCAAGCTTTTAGATGAGCCTAGGGAGAAATGTTCCGGGGCATTTATTTTATGCAGCAAAATAGAATCAGATGGCATTGAATGTATTAAGCTTAGATTAAAAGACGGAGAATTTGACGAAGTTATCAGTCTGCCATGCAATAATGTATTTGAATCTGAGGATAGGCAACAGCTTAAGAGTTTTAAACGTATATTCAAAAGAAAATTGTTCTCACTATTGACCCTATATACAGGCAAAACTATTCCTTGGGGAGTATTAACAGGAATCAGACCAACTAAATTGGTAAATGAGTTCATTGACAATGGTATGGGCAAAGATGATATTATCTCTACTTTGAAAAATGACTATTTTGTTACTGATAATAAAGCAAAGCTTCTATATGAGGTGGCAGAAAATCAACGAGATTTATTTTTAAATTCCAAGGAGAACAGCATCTCATTATATATAGGAATTCCTTTTTGTCCAACAAGATGCCTTTATTGCTCTTTTAGTTCTAGCACAATCGGACAATATAAAAAAACAGTAGATTTATATGTGGAAACCTTGCTTAAAGAAATTAAGCATACAGGAGAACTAATTAAAGATTGTAATTATTATATTGAAAATATCTACATAGGCGGAGGCACGCCAACATCATTACAAGCTTATCAATTGTCAAGGCTTTTAGAAGGTATTGAGGAATACTTAGATTTGGCAGATTTGAAAGAATATACTGTTGAAGCAGGACGGCCTGATACAATTGATGCAGATAAATTAAAGGTTATTAAAGAAAGTTTGGCTTCTAGAATAAGCATAAATCCTCAGACTATGAATTCAGTAACCTTAGAAAAGATAGGGAGGAAGCATTCTCCCGAAGATATCGAAAAGGCATTTTATATGGCTCGTGATCTAGGCTTTGATAATATAAACATGGACATAATTTGCGGCCTTCCAGGAGAGGATGTGGCTATGTTTCGAGAAACACTAGAGAAAATAAAGCCTATGAAACCGGATAGTTTAACAGTTCATACAATGTCCATAAAAAGAGCGTCCCGCCTAACAGAAGAAAGGGAGAAATATAATTTAGAAGCCCAATATAGACAAGTATCCGAAATGGTAGATATTTCAGAAGAATATGCAAAAGAAATGGGGCTTAGTCCCTACTATCTCTACAGACAAAAAAATATTTTGGGTAATTTAGAGAATGTGGGCTACAGCAGAAAAAATAAAGAATGTTTATATAACATACAGATAATGGAGGAGAGACAGTCTATTTTTGCATGCGGGGCAGGAGCAGCTTCTAAATTTGTTTTTCCACAAAATAGAATAGAGAGGGCTTATAATGTCAAGACTGTTGAAGAGTATATTGGCAGAGTTGATGAGATGATTGAAAGAAAAGCTAAACTGTGTAATCAATTAAAAAATAATAAATATTGA
- the dtd gene encoding D-aminoacyl-tRNA deacylase: protein MRAIVQRVINSKVTVEDNVVGQIQKGLMVLLGVGLEDSFSDADYLADKILNLRIFEDNDGKMNRSLLDIGGEILVVSQFTLYGDCRKGKRPSFDKAARPEKANELYEYFLDKCNQYGIIVQKGVFQAHMLVDISNDGPVTLMLDSKKEF from the coding sequence ATGAGGGCCATTGTGCAAAGGGTAATAAATTCAAAGGTTACAGTGGAGGATAATGTTGTAGGCCAAATACAGAAGGGACTTATGGTGCTGTTAGGGGTTGGTCTTGAAGACTCTTTTTCCGATGCTGACTACCTAGCAGATAAAATTCTTAATTTGCGTATTTTTGAAGACAATGATGGAAAAATGAATAGATCCTTGTTGGACATTGGTGGAGAAATATTAGTTGTTTCTCAGTTTACACTATATGGAGATTGCAGAAAAGGTAAAAGACCTAGTTTTGATAAGGCTGCAAGACCTGAAAAAGCAAATGAACTTTATGAGTATTTTTTAGATAAATGCAATCAATATGGTATAATAGTTCAAAAGGGAGTATTTCAAGCACATATGCTTGTAGATATAAGCAATGATGGACCAGTTACACTTATGCTAGATAGTAAAAAGGAATTTTAA
- the hisS gene encoding histidine--tRNA ligase, whose product MTKQIVTPSILPGFMELLPADQIVFNNMLDTIKKNYEKYGFIPVDTPMIEKSEVLLAKGGGETEKQIYRFNKGDNDLSLRFDLTVPLARFVAQHFGELTFPFKRYHIGKVFRGEKPQKGRFREFYQCDIDIIGNESLSVINDAEILSVIYSTFKALGFDDFTIRINNRKILNGFFESIKVSDKTEVLRTIDKLEKIGNEAVAAELKTIGLSDKDANSVLRFVGIKGSCNEILKSLKELGIENDTFAEGVKELEEVLNYIAAFKVPVANYTVDLTIARGLDYYTGTIYETILNQYPSIGSVCSGGRYDNLAQNYTNKKLPGVGISIGLTRLFYQLRAAGVVGGTKKATTSKILVIPMQETMAQSLELSTKLREADIPTEIYFNEGKMGKKFSYADKLGIPYVIVVGEDEVKAGKFKLKNMETGEQIELELEQIIEKLKS is encoded by the coding sequence ATGACAAAGCAGATAGTTACGCCTTCAATACTACCGGGCTTTATGGAACTTTTACCTGCAGACCAGATTGTATTTAATAATATGCTTGATACAATCAAGAAGAACTATGAAAAATACGGGTTTATCCCTGTTGATACGCCTATGATTGAAAAATCAGAAGTACTGTTAGCAAAGGGAGGCGGAGAGACTGAGAAGCAAATTTATAGGTTTAATAAAGGTGATAATGATTTATCCTTAAGATTCGATTTAACTGTGCCTTTGGCAAGATTTGTTGCACAGCATTTCGGCGAATTGACCTTTCCTTTTAAAAGATATCATATAGGCAAAGTATTTAGAGGTGAAAAGCCGCAAAAAGGCAGATTTAGAGAATTTTATCAATGTGATATAGACATAATAGGAAATGAAAGCTTAAGTGTTATAAATGATGCAGAGATATTAAGTGTTATTTATTCTACCTTTAAAGCACTTGGTTTTGACGATTTTACTATAAGAATTAATAATAGAAAGATTTTAAATGGCTTTTTTGAGAGTATAAAAGTTTCTGATAAAACAGAGGTATTAAGGACAATTGATAAGCTAGAGAAGATAGGAAATGAAGCGGTAGCGGCAGAACTTAAAACAATTGGTCTTTCAGATAAAGATGCCAATAGTGTCTTAAGATTTGTTGGTATTAAAGGCAGTTGCAATGAGATTTTAAAAAGCTTAAAAGAATTAGGAATAGAAAATGATACCTTTGCTGAAGGTGTGAAAGAACTTGAAGAAGTGCTTAACTATATTGCAGCTTTCAAAGTGCCAGTAGCTAATTATACTGTGGACTTGACTATAGCAAGAGGATTGGATTACTATACTGGTACAATTTATGAAACGATATTAAACCAATATCCTTCAATTGGAAGTGTTTGTTCAGGTGGAAGATATGATAATTTGGCGCAGAATTATACAAACAAAAAGTTGCCAGGCGTTGGTATATCTATCGGACTTACAAGGCTGTTCTATCAGTTAAGGGCTGCTGGTGTGGTAGGTGGAACAAAAAAAGCAACAACCTCAAAGATTCTTGTAATTCCAATGCAGGAAACCATGGCTCAATCATTGGAACTTTCAACAAAACTTAGAGAAGCTGATATTCCTACAGAGATATACTTTAATGAAGGAAAAATGGGAAAGAAATTCTCTTATGCAGACAAGCTGGGTATTCCTTACGTAATAGTTGTTGGTGAGGATGAAGTGAAGGCAGGCAAGTTTAAACTAAAGAATATGGAAACAGGAGAACAAATTGAACTTGAATTAGAACAGATTATTGAAAAGCTGAAAAGCTGA
- a CDS encoding MBL fold metallo-hydrolase — translation MIVKPIYGGMYDSISYLVGDNKKAVLIDAGVKCEKVLAAAKELDLTIEKVILTHGHVDHIVEINEIVKSTNATVYIHVDDIIALTDARHNLSAFTGMATSYDGSYEVLRDGSIIQLESLELKVIHTPGHTLGSICVEVNNTLFSGDTLFKQGYGRVDFPNGSFEEIYNSIVNKLFVLPDDMVVYPGHGNSTTIEMEKRANPIRSSGQW, via the coding sequence ATGATTGTAAAACCAATTTATGGCGGAATGTATGATTCAATTTCCTATTTAGTTGGAGATAATAAAAAGGCTGTTTTAATTGACGCCGGTGTTAAATGCGAAAAGGTTCTAGCAGCTGCAAAGGAATTAGATTTAACAATTGAAAAAGTTATACTTACTCATGGACATGTAGACCATATTGTAGAAATAAATGAAATAGTAAAAAGTACAAATGCAACAGTATATATTCATGTTGATGATATAATTGCTTTGACAGATGCTAGACATAATTTATCTGCATTTACAGGAATGGCTACATCATATGATGGAAGCTATGAAGTGCTTAGAGATGGCAGCATAATTCAATTAGAGAGCTTGGAATTAAAAGTTATCCATACACCGGGGCATACGCTAGGCTCTATTTGTGTTGAAGTTAATAATACTCTGTTTTCGGGAGATACGCTATTTAAGCAAGGATATGGAAGAGTGGATTTTCCAAATGGCAGCTTTGAGGAGATATATAATTCAATTGTTAATAAGCTGTTTGTACTACCAGATGATATGGTTGTATATCCAGGGCATGGGAATAGTACAACAATTGAGATGGAGAAAAGAGCCAATCCTATAAGGAGTTCTGGTCAGTGGTAA
- a CDS encoding adenine phosphoribosyltransferase gives MDLKSKLRHVMDFPKEGIDFIDITTVLQDPEAFQCCMDSFKELADQIGDFDMIVGSESRGFIFGAPLAYKMGKGFVPVRKKGKLPYKTISAEYDLEYGTDILEIHADAIKPGQNVLIVDDLLATGGTSQANIRLIEQLGGKVVGLIYFIELKMLNGREKLNGYKVSSIVEF, from the coding sequence ATGGATTTAAAGTCAAAACTCAGACATGTTATGGATTTTCCAAAAGAAGGCATTGATTTTATTGATATTACTACAGTATTACAGGATCCAGAGGCGTTTCAATGTTGTATGGATTCTTTCAAAGAACTTGCTGATCAGATAGGCGATTTTGATATGATTGTTGGTTCTGAGTCTAGGGGATTTATTTTTGGAGCACCTCTTGCTTACAAAATGGGAAAAGGGTTTGTCCCAGTAAGAAAGAAAGGAAAACTTCCCTACAAGACTATTAGCGCAGAGTATGATTTAGAGTACGGAACGGACATTTTAGAAATACATGCAGATGCTATAAAACCCGGACAGAATGTTTTAATAGTAGATGATCTTCTTGCAACGGGTGGAACTTCTCAGGCTAATATCAGGTTGATTGAACAGCTTGGAGGAAAGGTTGTTGGACTTATATATTTTATTGAACTTAAAATGCTTAATGGCAGAGAAAAATTAAATGGTTACAAGGTAAGTTCTATAGTAGAGTTTTAA
- the recJ gene encoding single-stranded-DNA-specific exonuclease RecJ codes for MSQSLGVSELICRILVNRCIDDYETAKRFIQPDIEGLYDGRLMKDLEKGTLIIKDKIAGNKKIRIIGDYDVDGVISTYILYKALNRCGAKVDYVIPHRIYDGYGINNSIIEIAKKDGIDTIITCDNGISALEQIKYAKELGITVIVTDHHDVPFIEDANLNRIQVTPEADAVIDMKQGDCEYPFKLLCGAGVAFKFIQVLYQYMNVPKHEEKYFYEFLAIATVCDVVDLTGENRILVKNGLEAIGNSKNIGLNALIEQTGIMGKEIGVYHLGFIIGPCINASGRLDCAIKGLELLLCDDREKAVQMAQELYSLNNERKNMTLAGVEEVVATVENSDLKNDRVLVVYRPDIHESIAGIIAGKIREKYNVPTFILTDSENCVKGSGRSIDAYNMFEELQKCKELLTKFGGHPLAAGFSLEPDKVDALRLKLNFCSTLTEDDLIARIYIDAQIPIDTVNLQLAEELKLLEPYGKGNSKPLFADKNISVIRASVLGANRNVLKLRLLSNNRYTDCIYFGDIQEFDCYIKCKFGEQELNKMYSGQNNNVKLDMTFHIDVNEYNGNRNAQIIMQNYR; via the coding sequence ATGTCTCAGTCATTGGGAGTTAGTGAACTTATTTGCAGAATTTTAGTTAATAGGTGTATTGATGACTATGAGACGGCTAAACGCTTCATACAACCAGATATAGAAGGTTTGTATGATGGCAGATTAATGAAGGACTTAGAAAAGGGAACTTTAATAATCAAGGATAAAATAGCTGGTAATAAAAAAATTCGAATCATTGGCGATTATGATGTGGATGGTGTAATAAGTACATATATACTATATAAGGCACTTAATAGATGCGGTGCTAAAGTTGACTATGTAATTCCTCACAGAATATATGATGGATATGGCATTAACAATAGCATAATTGAAATTGCAAAAAAAGATGGCATTGATACTATTATCACATGTGATAATGGAATATCTGCCCTAGAACAAATTAAATATGCAAAGGAATTAGGAATTACGGTCATTGTTACAGATCATCATGATGTTCCTTTTATAGAGGATGCCAATTTAAATAGAATACAAGTAACCCCAGAGGCTGATGCAGTTATTGATATGAAGCAAGGTGATTGTGAATATCCTTTTAAGCTGTTGTGCGGTGCAGGGGTAGCGTTTAAATTCATACAGGTGCTGTATCAATATATGAATGTTCCGAAGCATGAAGAAAAATATTTTTATGAATTTCTAGCTATTGCAACTGTATGTGATGTTGTTGATTTGACAGGAGAGAACAGAATACTTGTTAAAAATGGCTTAGAGGCTATAGGCAATAGTAAAAATATAGGGCTAAATGCACTTATTGAACAGACAGGAATAATGGGTAAGGAGATAGGCGTTTATCATTTAGGATTTATCATAGGACCTTGTATAAATGCATCGGGAAGATTGGATTGTGCTATCAAGGGACTAGAACTTCTGTTATGCGATGATAGGGAAAAAGCTGTTCAAATGGCTCAGGAGTTGTATAGCTTAAATAACGAAAGAAAGAATATGACACTTGCTGGAGTGGAAGAAGTTGTTGCCACTGTTGAAAATAGTGACTTGAAAAATGACAGAGTGCTTGTGGTATATAGGCCAGATATCCATGAAAGTATAGCTGGTATAATAGCTGGAAAGATCAGAGAAAAATATAATGTTCCAACATTTATTCTTACAGATAGTGAAAATTGTGTAAAGGGTTCAGGGAGATCTATTGATGCATATAATATGTTTGAAGAACTACAAAAATGTAAGGAGTTGTTGACAAAATTCGGAGGTCATCCGTTAGCAGCCGGATTTAGTCTTGAACCTGATAAAGTAGACGCTTTAAGGCTTAAGTTAAATTTTTGTTCTACATTGACAGAGGATGACTTGATTGCAAGGATATATATTGATGCGCAAATTCCTATTGATACAGTTAATCTTCAATTAGCTGAGGAACTAAAGCTGCTTGAACCTTATGGAAAGGGAAATTCAAAGCCTCTTTTTGCCGATAAAAATATATCAGTAATCAGAGCTTCTGTTTTAGGTGCAAACAGGAATGTTTTAAAACTTAGATTGCTGTCTAATAATAGATACACTGATTGTATTTATTTTGGAGATATACAAGAATTTGATTGCTATATAAAATGTAAATTCGGAGAACAAGAGTTAAATAAGATGTACTCAGGACAAAATAATAATGTTAAGCTAGATATGACTTTTCATATTGATGTAAATGAATATAATGGAAATAGAAATGCTCAGATTATTATGCAAAATTATAGATAA
- a CDS encoding RelA/SpoT family protein has product MTERFLLLVEKVKKYDPNANFDLLEKAYNVSSKAHEGQQRNSGEPYIIHPVEVAIILADMELDVTALVAALLHDTIEDTTCTYEALKAEFGTAVAELVDGVTKLGKIPFTSKEEQQVENLRKMFVAMAKDIRVIMIKLADRLHNMRTLKYMTEGKQIEKARETLEIYAPLAHRLGISKIKWELEDLCLRYLDPKGYYDLVQKVAYKRKEREAYINEIVKTLKEKTAELGLENVQVDGRPKHFYSIYRKMVDQGKTIEQIYDLFAFRIIVNTVPDCYALLGLVHELYKPIPGRFKDFIAMPKPNMYQSLHTTLIGPEGKPFEVQIRTWEMHRVAEVGIAAHWKYKEVGKDGSGGKEVAAKDTENKFAWLRQLLEWQKDTKDENEFMETLKIDLFTDEVFIFTPKGDVLNLPVDSTPIDFAYYIHSAIGNKMIGAKVNGKMVPIDYKLQNGDIIEILTSSTIHGPSRDWLKIVKSSQARNKINQWFKKEKREENIIRGKEMIEKELKKQGFTYNQLFKPEWVELVLRRYNFSSLEDLYAGIGYGAMTTNKVLTKLKEEFKKTLKPEELEQILENIAQSKNEKKKKRIPESGIVVKGIDNCLVRLSRCCNPVPGDEIIGYITRGRGVSVHRSDCINVKAGLEQEGRLIDVKWYSTVDVAYKTDITVMAHDRSSLLLDVTNSVTELKIPIKALNARTTKEQVTIINLTLEISNTEQLEKIIKKIQKIDSVFDVTRNKQ; this is encoded by the coding sequence TTGACAGAACGCTTTTTATTACTTGTTGAAAAAGTTAAAAAGTACGATCCTAATGCTAATTTTGATTTGCTGGAGAAGGCATATAATGTATCAAGTAAAGCACATGAGGGTCAACAAAGAAATTCTGGAGAGCCATATATTATTCATCCAGTTGAAGTTGCAATAATTTTAGCTGATATGGAGCTGGATGTTACTGCGCTTGTAGCGGCACTTCTCCATGATACTATTGAGGACACAACATGTACATATGAAGCGTTAAAAGCTGAGTTTGGAACAGCAGTAGCTGAACTTGTTGATGGAGTCACAAAGCTGGGTAAGATTCCGTTTACTTCAAAGGAAGAGCAGCAGGTTGAAAATCTTAGAAAAATGTTTGTGGCTATGGCTAAAGATATTCGAGTAATTATGATTAAGCTTGCAGACAGACTTCACAACATGCGTACCTTAAAATATATGACTGAGGGTAAACAGATTGAGAAAGCAAGAGAAACCTTAGAAATATATGCTCCCTTGGCGCACAGACTTGGTATTTCAAAAATAAAATGGGAACTTGAGGATTTATGTCTGAGATATTTAGATCCCAAAGGTTACTATGATTTAGTTCAAAAAGTAGCTTATAAGAGAAAAGAAAGAGAAGCATATATAAATGAAATAGTAAAAACGCTTAAAGAAAAGACAGCTGAACTTGGACTTGAAAATGTACAGGTAGACGGAAGACCAAAACACTTTTATAGTATATACAGAAAGATGGTTGACCAGGGTAAAACAATAGAACAGATTTACGACTTGTTTGCATTTCGCATAATTGTAAATACTGTTCCAGATTGTTATGCTTTGCTTGGTCTTGTCCATGAACTATATAAGCCTATTCCTGGCAGGTTTAAAGACTTTATTGCAATGCCTAAGCCAAATATGTATCAGTCTTTACACACTACTCTTATAGGACCTGAAGGAAAGCCTTTTGAGGTTCAAATAAGAACTTGGGAGATGCATAGAGTAGCAGAGGTAGGTATTGCTGCTCATTGGAAATATAAAGAGGTTGGAAAAGACGGTTCAGGAGGAAAGGAAGTTGCGGCTAAGGACACCGAAAACAAATTTGCATGGCTTAGGCAGCTTTTAGAATGGCAAAAGGATACCAAAGACGAAAACGAATTTATGGAAACACTCAAAATAGATTTGTTTACTGATGAGGTATTTATATTTACGCCAAAGGGAGATGTTTTAAACCTTCCTGTTGATTCAACACCGATTGACTTTGCATATTATATTCATAGTGCAATTGGTAACAAAATGATTGGAGCTAAGGTTAATGGTAAAATGGTACCAATTGACTATAAACTTCAAAATGGTGATATTATTGAAATCTTGACCTCTTCCACTATACATGGACCTAGCAGAGATTGGCTGAAAATAGTAAAGAGCAGCCAAGCAAGAAACAAAATTAATCAGTGGTTTAAAAAGGAAAAAAGAGAAGAGAATATCATCAGAGGCAAAGAAATGATTGAAAAGGAGCTTAAAAAGCAAGGCTTTACCTACAATCAATTATTTAAGCCTGAATGGGTTGAATTAGTTCTTCGAAGATATAATTTTTCATCTTTAGAGGACTTATATGCTGGAATTGGCTATGGTGCAATGACTACAAATAAAGTGTTGACCAAGCTGAAGGAAGAGTTTAAAAAGACACTTAAACCTGAAGAATTAGAGCAAATTCTTGAAAATATTGCCCAGTCCAAAAATGAAAAGAAGAAAAAGCGTATTCCCGAAAGCGGAATTGTTGTTAAAGGAATTGACAATTGTTTAGTTAGACTTTCTAGGTGCTGCAATCCTGTTCCCGGTGATGAAATAATTGGCTATATAACACGAGGAAGAGGAGTTTCGGTACACAGAAGTGATTGTATAAATGTAAAGGCAGGTCTTGAACAAGAAGGCAGGCTGATAGATGTAAAATGGTATTCAACAGTTGATGTAGCTTATAAGACAGATATAACGGTAATGGCTCATGACAGGTCTTCATTATTGTTAGATGTGACAAATAGCGTTACTGAATTGAAAATACCAATTAAGGCTTTGAATGCGAGAACAACAAAGGAGCAGGTGACTATAATTAACCTTACTTTGGAAATATCTAATACAGAGCAATTAGAAAAAATAATTAAAAAAATACAAAAGATAGACAGTGTGTTTGATGTAACGAGAAATAAGCAGTAA
- the aspS gene encoding aspartate--tRNA ligase, protein MGESIYGLKRSHKCTELGVENIGETVTVMGWVQKQRDLGSLVFVDLRDISGILQIVFTDKDGEMFERAKTIRSEFVLAVVGTVSARAPEAVNKKMATGAIEITAKELRILSTAETPPIYIEENLDANEMTRLKYRYLDLRRPDMQRNFILRHRVAKVARDYYDENGFLEVETPILIKSTPEGARDYLVPSRVHQGKFFALPQSPQLYKQLLMVSGFDRYFQIAKCFRDEDLRADRQPEFTQIDIEMSFVNVDDVITCNEGFIKRAFKEALGVELETPFIRMPYAEAMERFGSDKPDIRFGMELVNMSDLVANCGFKVFTDAIASGGSVRAINAKGCSKFSRKEIDALVEVVKTYKAKGMAWVSISADNEIKSSFAKFMTEEEMKALLERADAQPGDLICFVADKNDIVFDALGQLRLEVARRLNILNPDEFKFLWVTEFPLFEYDEEEKRYVAKHHPFTCPMDEDLELLDTDPGKVRAKAYDIVLNGVELGGGSIRIHIQDLQAKMLEMLGFTEEDANRKFGFLLNAFKYGTPPHGGMAFGLDRMIMLMAKTDSIRDVIAFPKVQNSSSPMDNAPDIVDEGQLEELHIRITKD, encoded by the coding sequence ATGGGTGAATCAATTTATGGACTCAAAAGAAGTCACAAATGTACTGAACTTGGTGTAGAAAATATCGGTGAAACAGTAACAGTAATGGGATGGGTTCAAAAACAAAGAGATTTAGGAAGTCTTGTATTTGTGGATTTGAGAGATATATCTGGTATATTGCAGATTGTATTTACAGATAAAGATGGGGAAATGTTTGAAAGAGCAAAAACTATTAGAAGTGAATTTGTTCTTGCCGTTGTAGGTACAGTTTCTGCAAGAGCACCTGAAGCTGTTAATAAAAAAATGGCAACTGGTGCTATAGAAATTACTGCAAAGGAACTAAGAATACTTAGTACTGCTGAAACTCCTCCAATTTATATTGAGGAGAACTTAGATGCTAATGAAATGACAAGATTGAAGTACAGATATCTGGATTTAAGAAGACCTGATATGCAGAGGAATTTCATATTAAGACACAGAGTTGCAAAGGTTGCACGTGACTATTATGATGAAAATGGTTTCTTAGAGGTAGAGACACCTATTCTAATTAAGAGTACCCCTGAAGGAGCAAGAGATTATCTTGTTCCAAGCAGAGTTCACCAAGGAAAGTTCTTCGCGCTGCCACAGTCACCACAGCTTTATAAACAGCTTCTTATGGTTTCTGGCTTTGACAGGTACTTCCAAATAGCTAAATGCTTTAGAGATGAAGACCTTAGAGCAGACAGGCAGCCTGAATTTACACAAATAGATATCGAAATGTCCTTTGTAAATGTTGATGATGTCATTACTTGTAATGAGGGCTTTATAAAAAGAGCATTTAAGGAAGCCTTAGGAGTTGAACTTGAAACGCCATTTATAAGGATGCCATATGCAGAAGCTATGGAGAGATTTGGATCGGATAAGCCAGACATTCGTTTTGGAATGGAACTTGTAAACATGTCTGATTTAGTTGCAAACTGTGGATTTAAAGTGTTTACCGATGCGATTGCTTCAGGTGGAAGTGTAAGAGCTATTAATGCAAAAGGTTGTTCAAAATTCAGCAGAAAAGAAATTGATGCATTAGTAGAGGTTGTTAAAACATATAAGGCAAAAGGAATGGCTTGGGTTTCAATAAGTGCTGATAATGAGATTAAGTCCTCCTTTGCAAAGTTTATGACTGAAGAAGAGATGAAAGCATTGCTTGAAAGAGCTGATGCACAGCCAGGAGACTTAATTTGCTTTGTTGCCGATAAAAATGATATTGTTTTTGATGCTTTGGGACAGTTGAGGCTTGAAGTGGCAAGAAGACTCAATATATTGAATCCAGATGAATTTAAATTCTTGTGGGTAACTGAATTCCCTCTCTTTGAATATGATGAAGAGGAAAAGCGTTATGTAGCTAAGCATCATCCTTTTACTTGCCCAATGGATGAAGATTTGGAATTACTTGATACAGATCCTGGTAAAGTACGTGCAAAGGCTTATGATATAGTATTAAATGGTGTCGAGTTGGGCGGAGGAAGTATTAGAATTCATATACAGGATTTGCAGGCTAAAATGCTGGAAATGCTTGGATTTACTGAGGAAGATGCTAATAGAAAGTTCGGATTCCTTCTCAATGCCTTTAAATATGGAACTCCTCCACATGGCGGAATGGCCTTTGGTTTGGATAGAATGATTATGCTAATGGCAAAGACTGATAGTATCAGAGATGTAATAGCATTTCCTAAAGTACAAAATTCATCATCACCTATGGATAATGCGCCTGATATTGTTGATGAAGGCCAGTTGGAAGAACTTCACATAAGAATTACAAAAGATTAA